Proteins encoded by one window of Akkermansia muciniphila ATCC BAA-835:
- a CDS encoding bifunctional proline dehydrogenase/L-glutamate gamma-semialdehyde dehydrogenase — protein MTDSSIPDMMAEARRGQWTDQQLAAKAVELAESILKQSNAGMRGKEKRQAQQMERMMNDPAGKAFTLALADRVFRPSSPVRGAELFRYLLDGYGVPRYLSAADRFAIKMGGRFSAQFPGVVMPVITSQLRKESSNVILPAEDGKLRPHLRRRRKGGIRMNINQLGEAILGESEAHHRLQQVVDRLTDKDCDYISVKISAIFSQIHLVAFEETVKLIQERLRILYRAAITNAVTLPDGSRKPKFVNLDMEEYRDLHLTAEAFKRTLMEDEFMQLEAGIVLQAYLPDSWEEQMKLCAWAKERVEQGGARIKIRLVKGANLAMEKVEASMHGWAQAPYGTKAQVDANYKRMLHYGCMPDNARYVQFGVASHNLFDLCYAMLLREREGVRDQVEFEMLEGMANHQARVIRQAADGLLLYAPVVLKEDFHSAIAYLVRRLDENTSEENFLHDLFGMTPGSRSWEVQKKRFLKACQEKDEVKYGPNRTQNRAADPIQPSHYRDAFANERDTDWSLRQNAEWINGLIAAEKEKSGEEIPLVIDGEEITTNLWGVGRDPSRHNEVSYKFAYADFDQVEHALVTADRVRSSWASKSIGERAEILHRAAQELSRIRGEAIAAMVRDAGKAPTEADVEVSEAIDFCRYYAEGLDRDGMNDGVEMSPLGIICVMSPWNFPFAIPTGGVAAALMAGNAVVFKPSELAVYTAWQIVQAFWRAGVPKNVLQFVPMPRNEISCKFLMDPRLNGVIMTGSYRTGKMLRELRPDLHVLAETSGKDAMIITATADPDQAVKDLVKSAFGHSGQKCSAASVAIVEASVYDNPAFLRQLKDAAASLKVGGSWEVNSVVTPLIREPEGNLLRALTQLEPGEEWLLKPEPSEDNPCLWSPGIRLGVKPGSWFHQTECFGPVLGIIRAENLEEAIDIQNDSEFGLTGGLQSLDEREIALWKTKVQVGNAYINRVITGAIVRRQPFGGWNHSSMGPGAKAGGPNYLTMLGSWEEKALPQKLRTPGERISGLVEKLCSELPDCAKRIRSAAGSQAKWWMEEFGVDHDPSRVYGENNTFRYIPVKGILARVENMSDDDVAILLLGAKLCGVLLHLSIGTSRPWIQKMHGYYASLTVETEAELIGRMPEALPGIRFLRGTDISETLANAARARDVEVLDRPVLANGRLELLGYFREQSVSETVHRYGNLIPPPGSFKTDSV, from the coding sequence ATGACAGATTCATCCATCCCGGACATGATGGCGGAGGCTCGCCGAGGCCAATGGACTGACCAGCAACTGGCCGCCAAGGCTGTGGAACTGGCGGAGTCCATTTTAAAGCAGTCGAATGCCGGGATGAGAGGGAAAGAGAAGAGGCAGGCGCAGCAAATGGAGCGCATGATGAATGATCCGGCGGGCAAGGCGTTTACGCTGGCACTGGCGGATCGTGTGTTCCGTCCTTCTTCTCCGGTGCGGGGTGCTGAGTTGTTCCGCTATCTTTTGGACGGATATGGCGTTCCCCGTTATTTGTCTGCGGCGGACCGTTTCGCCATAAAAATGGGGGGGAGGTTTTCCGCTCAATTTCCGGGTGTGGTCATGCCCGTGATTACCAGCCAGTTGAGAAAGGAGAGCTCCAATGTAATTCTTCCTGCCGAGGATGGAAAACTGCGCCCCCACCTGCGCCGCAGGCGCAAGGGCGGCATCCGGATGAATATCAACCAGCTGGGAGAGGCCATTCTGGGTGAAAGCGAGGCGCACCACCGTCTTCAGCAGGTCGTGGACCGGCTGACAGACAAGGACTGTGACTATATTTCCGTCAAGATTTCAGCCATTTTCAGCCAGATTCATCTGGTAGCCTTTGAAGAAACCGTCAAATTGATTCAGGAGCGCCTGCGCATCCTGTACCGGGCGGCCATTACCAATGCGGTAACGTTGCCGGACGGTTCCAGAAAGCCCAAGTTCGTGAATCTGGATATGGAGGAATACCGTGATCTTCATCTGACGGCGGAAGCGTTCAAACGTACGTTGATGGAGGATGAATTCATGCAGCTGGAGGCGGGGATTGTGCTCCAGGCCTATTTGCCGGATTCCTGGGAGGAGCAGATGAAGCTGTGCGCCTGGGCGAAGGAACGCGTGGAGCAGGGGGGGGCGCGCATCAAAATACGCCTGGTGAAAGGCGCCAACCTGGCGATGGAGAAGGTGGAGGCCTCCATGCATGGCTGGGCGCAGGCCCCGTATGGCACGAAAGCCCAGGTGGATGCCAATTACAAGAGAATGCTCCATTACGGCTGCATGCCGGATAATGCCAGATATGTGCAGTTCGGCGTAGCTTCCCACAACCTGTTTGATTTGTGTTATGCCATGCTGCTGCGTGAGCGGGAAGGCGTGCGTGACCAGGTGGAATTCGAAATGCTGGAAGGGATGGCGAACCATCAGGCGCGGGTCATCCGCCAGGCGGCGGACGGTCTGCTCCTTTATGCCCCTGTGGTTTTGAAGGAAGATTTTCACAGCGCTATTGCCTACCTGGTCCGGAGACTGGATGAAAATACCAGTGAGGAGAACTTCCTGCATGATCTCTTCGGTATGACACCGGGGTCCCGGAGCTGGGAGGTCCAGAAAAAGAGGTTTTTGAAGGCTTGTCAGGAAAAGGATGAGGTGAAGTACGGCCCCAACCGCACGCAGAACCGCGCTGCGGATCCCATCCAGCCCTCACATTACCGGGACGCCTTTGCCAACGAGCGGGATACGGACTGGTCCCTGCGGCAGAATGCGGAATGGATCAACGGGCTGATTGCCGCGGAGAAGGAAAAATCCGGCGAGGAAATCCCTCTGGTTATAGATGGTGAGGAAATTACGACTAATCTATGGGGCGTGGGGCGCGATCCGTCCCGCCATAATGAAGTTTCCTATAAATTCGCTTATGCGGATTTTGACCAGGTTGAACATGCCTTGGTCACGGCAGACAGGGTCCGCTCCTCCTGGGCGTCCAAAAGCATTGGCGAACGCGCTGAAATCCTGCACCGGGCGGCGCAGGAGCTGTCCAGAATCAGGGGGGAAGCCATTGCTGCCATGGTGAGGGATGCCGGGAAAGCTCCCACGGAGGCTGATGTGGAGGTGAGCGAGGCCATAGACTTCTGCCGCTATTACGCGGAAGGCTTGGACCGCGACGGAATGAACGACGGCGTGGAAATGTCCCCGCTGGGTATCATTTGCGTGATGTCTCCCTGGAATTTCCCCTTCGCCATTCCGACGGGCGGTGTAGCTGCCGCCCTGATGGCGGGAAATGCCGTGGTGTTCAAACCGTCCGAACTGGCCGTTTATACGGCTTGGCAGATTGTCCAGGCGTTCTGGCGTGCCGGTGTGCCTAAAAACGTCCTTCAATTCGTGCCGATGCCGCGCAATGAAATTTCCTGCAAGTTTCTGATGGATCCCCGTTTGAACGGTGTGATCATGACGGGATCCTACCGCACCGGAAAAATGCTGCGCGAACTGCGGCCTGACCTGCATGTGCTGGCTGAAACCAGCGGAAAGGATGCCATGATCATCACTGCTACGGCTGATCCGGACCAGGCTGTAAAGGATTTGGTGAAAAGCGCTTTCGGTCATTCCGGACAGAAGTGTTCCGCCGCCAGCGTGGCTATTGTGGAGGCTTCCGTTTATGACAATCCCGCCTTTTTGCGTCAGTTGAAGGATGCCGCCGCCAGCCTGAAGGTAGGCGGATCCTGGGAAGTCAACTCCGTGGTGACGCCGCTCATCAGGGAGCCGGAAGGGAATCTGCTCCGTGCGCTGACGCAGCTGGAACCCGGGGAGGAATGGCTGCTCAAGCCGGAACCTTCGGAAGACAACCCGTGCCTCTGGTCTCCCGGCATCCGGCTGGGGGTGAAACCGGGAAGCTGGTTCCATCAGACGGAATGCTTCGGTCCGGTATTGGGAATCATCCGTGCGGAAAACCTGGAGGAAGCCATTGACATCCAAAACGACTCCGAATTTGGCCTTACCGGCGGCCTTCAGTCCCTGGATGAACGGGAAATTGCCTTGTGGAAAACTAAAGTGCAGGTGGGCAACGCGTACATCAACCGTGTCATCACCGGCGCCATTGTCCGCCGCCAGCCGTTCGGCGGGTGGAACCATTCCTCCATGGGGCCTGGAGCCAAGGCCGGAGGTCCCAACTACCTTACCATGCTGGGAAGTTGGGAGGAAAAGGCGCTGCCCCAAAAGCTGCGCACGCCGGGTGAACGTATCTCCGGACTGGTGGAAAAACTGTGTTCCGAGCTGCCGGACTGCGCCAAGCGCATCCGTTCCGCAGCTGGTTCCCAGGCCAAGTGGTGGATGGAGGAATTCGGCGTGGATCATGATCCCTCCCGTGTTTACGGAGAAAATAATACCTTCCGCTATATCCCGGTGAAGGGAATTCTGGCCCGTGTGGAAAACATGTCCGACGATGACGTCGCCATTCTGCTGCTGGGGGCGAAACTGTGCGGGGTACTCCTGCACCTGAGCATAGGGACGAGCCGCCCCTGGATTCAGAAAATGCATGGTTATTATGCTTCCCTGACGGTGGAAACGGAAGCGGAATTGATCGGACGGATGCCGGAAGCCCTTCCAGGCATACGGTTCCTGCGTGGAACAGATATTTCCGAGACTCTGGCCAATGCCGCCCGTGCCCGGGATGTGGAAGTACTGGACCGTCCCGTGCTTGCCAATGGACGGTTGGAACTGCTGGGGTATTTCCGGGAACAGTCTGTTTCCGAAACCGTTCACCGCTATGGCAATCTCATCCCGCCACCAGGCAGTTTTAAAACAGACAGCGTGTGA
- a CDS encoding protein jag: MTVQEIAEQSLKSLLASLGFSADIEVTETDGIVCLNISSPDSQYIIGGDGDRLDDLQYLVNRMIQRKMEDAPRVKVDCDHYRERNEARLLEKARSLAERVQESGKPMKMPPLNAYHRRLVHNALQSMEGIVTESEEGDSRYKRITIRKG, from the coding sequence ATGACGGTGCAAGAAATAGCTGAACAGAGTTTGAAGAGCCTTCTGGCTTCGCTGGGGTTTTCTGCGGATATCGAAGTAACGGAAACGGACGGCATCGTGTGCCTGAATATTTCCTCCCCGGATTCACAGTATATCATTGGAGGGGACGGGGACAGGCTGGATGACCTTCAGTATCTGGTCAACCGCATGATTCAGCGCAAGATGGAAGATGCTCCCCGCGTGAAGGTGGATTGCGACCATTACCGGGAGCGCAACGAAGCCCGTTTGCTGGAAAAGGCCCGTTCCCTGGCCGAACGCGTCCAGGAGAGCGGCAAGCCGATGAAGATGCCTCCGTTGAATGCCTACCACCGCCGCCTGGTGCATAATGCCCTTCAGTCCATGGAAGGAATTGTGACGGAGTCCGAAGAAGGGGACAGCCGTTACAAGCGCATTACCATCAGAAAGGGCTGA
- the katE gene encoding catalase HPII has product MKKKKPPMEDSAAPFPNGKEAAPHYTDTIDPELIKPTPKPTPPNAEPSAPGSMKMPDNATEKIRELDAMRSNGMGQALTSNLGVKISDDQNTLKAGSRGPSLLEDFHFLEKMAHFDQERIPERVVHARGSGAHGYFQVYKSLSKYTKAAFLQDPGEKTPVFVRFSTVQGFRGSPDTVRDIRGWATKFYTKEGNYDLVGNNTPVFFIQDAIKFPDFVHAVKPEPHNEMPQGQTAHDSFWDYVSLQPETLHNVMWAMSDRGIPRSFRTMEGFGIHTYKLVNEEGKSTFVRFHWKPVYGKKSLVWDEAQVLTGRDPDFHRKDLWQSIEAGDYPEYELGLQLIPEEDADQLDFDILDATKLIPEALVPVEIVGKMVLNRNPDNFFAETEQVAFCPANIVPGIDFSDDPLLQGRIFSYSDTQRHRLGGANFTEIPINRPICPFHNNQRDGFHRMQIDASPANYDPNSIGNNWPRETPPEKGGFTTSPQTVSGVKERLRNPSFAEYYSHPRLFWMSQTPVEQEHIINAFSFELGKVTRPYIRERVVDLLTRIDPDLASGVARNLGIQLTREQLSRELPRPVCGLEQDPSLSLYAHTDGNLKGLRVSLLAADGVSLKSVKEICEALHEEGIHPQIIAPHMGSVTTEEGEDLPVNGTLSGTPSVLFDSVIVPEGEQSIAALLKDGDAKYHLRQAYRHLKAIGLPGNAKAMLEAASLPQDMDDAGLLMPKDTKSLMPSFITAMKQHRVWSREPKTLDFGA; this is encoded by the coding sequence ATGAAAAAAAAGAAACCGCCCATGGAAGACAGCGCCGCCCCTTTTCCCAATGGAAAAGAAGCTGCTCCCCATTATACGGATACAATTGATCCGGAATTGATCAAACCCACTCCAAAACCTACGCCGCCCAATGCGGAACCTTCCGCGCCCGGTTCCATGAAGATGCCGGATAACGCTACGGAAAAAATCAGGGAGCTGGATGCCATGCGCTCCAACGGCATGGGACAGGCCCTCACAAGCAACCTGGGAGTTAAAATATCCGATGATCAAAACACACTTAAAGCAGGAAGCAGAGGCCCCTCTCTGCTTGAAGACTTCCACTTTCTGGAGAAAATGGCTCATTTTGACCAGGAGCGGATACCGGAACGCGTGGTTCACGCAAGAGGTTCCGGGGCACATGGTTATTTTCAGGTGTACAAATCCCTTTCCAAGTACACCAAAGCGGCTTTTTTGCAGGATCCGGGAGAAAAAACCCCGGTCTTTGTGCGTTTTTCCACCGTGCAGGGCTTCAGAGGATCTCCGGATACAGTAAGGGATATCCGCGGTTGGGCTACCAAATTCTATACCAAGGAAGGCAACTATGATCTGGTAGGCAATAACACGCCCGTCTTCTTCATTCAGGATGCCATCAAATTTCCGGATTTCGTTCATGCCGTCAAACCGGAACCCCACAATGAAATGCCCCAGGGGCAGACGGCCCATGACTCTTTCTGGGACTACGTCTCCCTGCAGCCGGAAACTCTGCATAACGTCATGTGGGCCATGTCGGACCGCGGCATCCCCAGAAGCTTCCGTACGATGGAAGGGTTCGGCATCCATACGTACAAACTGGTCAATGAAGAAGGAAAAAGCACTTTCGTCCGTTTCCACTGGAAACCGGTGTACGGGAAAAAATCCCTGGTGTGGGATGAAGCCCAGGTATTGACAGGACGCGATCCTGACTTCCACCGCAAGGATCTCTGGCAATCCATTGAAGCCGGAGATTATCCGGAATACGAGCTGGGTCTGCAGCTCATCCCGGAAGAAGACGCAGACCAGCTCGACTTCGATATTCTGGACGCTACCAAGCTCATTCCGGAAGCTCTGGTTCCCGTGGAAATCGTCGGGAAAATGGTGCTGAACCGCAACCCGGACAACTTTTTTGCGGAAACGGAACAGGTAGCCTTCTGCCCCGCCAATATCGTGCCGGGCATTGATTTTTCAGACGATCCGCTGCTCCAGGGCCGTATTTTCTCTTACAGCGATACCCAGCGGCACCGGCTGGGAGGAGCCAATTTCACGGAAATTCCCATCAACCGCCCCATTTGCCCCTTCCACAACAACCAGAGGGACGGCTTCCACCGTATGCAGATAGACGCCTCTCCGGCCAACTATGATCCCAATTCCATCGGGAACAACTGGCCGAGAGAAACGCCCCCGGAGAAAGGCGGCTTCACCACCAGCCCCCAGACGGTAAGCGGTGTCAAGGAACGTCTGCGGAACCCCTCCTTCGCGGAATACTATTCCCACCCCCGGTTGTTCTGGATGAGTCAAACTCCGGTGGAACAGGAGCACATTATCAACGCGTTCAGCTTTGAGCTGGGCAAGGTGACGCGCCCCTATATTCGGGAACGCGTGGTGGACCTTCTGACACGCATTGATCCGGACCTGGCAAGCGGAGTGGCCCGCAACCTGGGAATTCAACTCACCAGGGAACAGCTCAGCAGGGAACTTCCCAGGCCCGTCTGCGGCCTGGAACAAGATCCGTCATTGAGCCTGTATGCCCATACGGACGGCAACCTCAAAGGCCTCCGCGTCTCTTTACTGGCAGCGGACGGCGTCAGCCTGAAATCCGTGAAAGAAATCTGCGAGGCCCTGCATGAAGAAGGCATCCACCCCCAAATCATTGCCCCGCACATGGGAAGCGTAACAACGGAAGAAGGGGAAGATCTGCCTGTTAACGGGACTCTGTCCGGCACTCCTTCCGTCCTGTTTGACTCCGTCATCGTCCCGGAAGGAGAACAAAGCATCGCAGCGCTCCTGAAAGACGGAGATGCCAAGTACCATTTGCGCCAGGCCTACAGGCACCTGAAAGCCATCGGACTGCCCGGCAACGCCAAAGCCATGCTTGAGGCAGCCTCCCTGCCCCAGGATATGGATGATGCCGGACTGCTCATGCCGAAGGACACCAAATCCCTGATGCCCTCCTTCATCACGGCCATGAAACAGCACCGCGTCTGGAGCCGCGAGCCTAAAACCCTTGATTTCGGCGCCTAG
- the ccsA gene encoding cytochrome c biogenesis protein CcsA: MQSALFLDYGRLTLMDRERTDAVWKKYGRSLWNFAGSYGLGIALMLILLVLTFAGTLHQVRLSSAMGSEAAIESFFGAAYVLIPLGGENSLISLPLPGMGITCVLLFANLLIGGVFRIRWTWRHAGVLVAHGGILLLLAGIMLGNKMTVAVEQVELPQGDRVHEYSLPFDLRLNRFVPEFYPGTSKPKSYESQITVFPESGGQYDAVIRMNEPLRLSGWTLYQMSWGQDSLHPGRLISILRASHNPLEQMPKWSSYIIAVGLLWHFACVFGRYLRRKPGLASAGTAATDELQAVSAPGGKKRLRLAGICLLVAAIFGIGMLAARPDVHPVLVEHYVPWSPFLVERAGAMAVQDGGRLKPVSTYAGFHLLRTLGKRSFVVDTPEGKRKLSPVEWMLDCMFRPELAEQYPVFLVNREEVVRRLHLPDQKDKRKKYSYAQLAERWEEMTRAVREIRLLGETNLTEAQKEILSLARNFDVMRGWMLVSRIMLENPAAMERMEFPRWFPSAGRDGERLWTASPDKAAGAFLAMASLLERKAIGMAGAEASALRMKAEGLLLEKLAQPNEAASAGERHSLEREIFYYRLDPLYVSLAVFVAAFVCLLLCALFRPAANAPLWRRFLRPGGFSLAWLTGAGGAGVLVAALVIRVLITMRSPVGNTYETIAFIACMGVLCALVVELFSKKGIVLAAGLLLGAFSCQMGILYESSQAVDHMDPLVAILRSNFLLSTHVITIVLGYAAGLLAAVLSHIYLLASPLRLIGGKTEQSLDRMAYGILCFSLVFTLVGTVFGGIWGNESWGRFWGWDPKENGALMIVLWQLTVLHARKAGWLSSWLLHFSNVVGGVIIAFAWWGVNMLGVGLHSYGFTSGRDALDMFYWSEAVLCVLFIILHYRALRRVDVR; this comes from the coding sequence GTGCAATCGGCCCTCTTTTTGGACTACGGACGCCTTACGCTGATGGACAGGGAACGAACGGATGCGGTATGGAAAAAATATGGACGCAGCCTCTGGAATTTTGCCGGAAGCTACGGCTTAGGCATTGCCCTGATGCTGATCCTTCTGGTGCTGACCTTTGCCGGGACGCTGCACCAGGTGCGGTTGTCTTCTGCCATGGGGTCGGAGGCTGCCATAGAGTCTTTTTTCGGGGCGGCTTATGTGCTGATACCGCTGGGCGGGGAGAACTCCCTGATTTCCCTGCCTTTGCCCGGCATGGGCATTACTTGTGTCCTGCTGTTCGCCAACCTGCTCATAGGCGGGGTATTCCGTATCCGGTGGACCTGGAGGCACGCAGGCGTGCTGGTGGCTCATGGGGGAATTTTGCTGCTGCTGGCCGGCATCATGCTGGGCAACAAAATGACGGTGGCTGTGGAACAGGTGGAACTGCCCCAGGGGGACCGGGTGCACGAGTATTCCCTTCCGTTTGATTTGCGCCTGAACCGCTTTGTGCCGGAGTTTTATCCGGGGACTTCCAAGCCTAAATCCTATGAATCCCAGATAACCGTTTTTCCGGAATCCGGCGGTCAGTATGACGCCGTTATCCGCATGAATGAGCCTCTGCGCCTTTCCGGCTGGACGCTGTACCAGATGAGCTGGGGCCAGGATTCCCTGCATCCGGGCAGGCTTATCTCCATTCTCCGTGCTTCCCATAATCCCCTGGAGCAAATGCCCAAATGGTCCTCCTACATCATCGCTGTAGGGCTGCTGTGGCATTTTGCCTGTGTTTTTGGCAGATACCTGCGCCGCAAACCCGGTCTGGCATCTGCCGGAACGGCGGCGACGGATGAACTGCAGGCCGTTTCCGCCCCCGGCGGAAAAAAACGTCTGCGCCTGGCTGGCATTTGCCTGCTGGTAGCGGCCATCTTCGGCATCGGCATGCTGGCGGCGCGGCCTGACGTCCATCCGGTTCTGGTGGAACATTATGTGCCCTGGTCTCCCTTTTTGGTGGAGCGGGCCGGGGCCATGGCCGTCCAGGACGGCGGCCGCCTGAAGCCTGTTTCTACTTATGCGGGCTTCCATCTGCTCCGGACACTGGGCAAAAGAAGCTTTGTTGTTGATACGCCGGAAGGGAAAAGGAAGCTCTCCCCGGTGGAATGGATGCTGGACTGCATGTTCCGTCCGGAACTGGCGGAACAATACCCTGTTTTTCTGGTCAATCGGGAAGAGGTGGTCAGGCGCCTGCACCTGCCGGACCAGAAAGACAAGCGTAAAAAATACTCCTACGCGCAGCTTGCGGAACGCTGGGAGGAAATGACCCGTGCCGTCCGGGAAATCCGTTTGCTGGGAGAAACTAATCTGACAGAAGCCCAGAAGGAAATTTTGTCCCTTGCCCGCAACTTTGATGTGATGCGGGGCTGGATGCTTGTCTCCCGGATCATGCTGGAAAACCCTGCCGCCATGGAACGGATGGAATTCCCACGCTGGTTTCCTTCTGCCGGCCGCGATGGAGAACGCCTGTGGACGGCTTCCCCGGATAAAGCTGCCGGAGCCTTTTTGGCAATGGCGTCCCTGCTGGAACGCAAAGCTATCGGCATGGCAGGGGCGGAGGCTTCCGCACTGCGGATGAAAGCGGAAGGACTGCTGCTGGAAAAGCTGGCGCAACCCAATGAAGCCGCCTCCGCCGGAGAGCGGCACAGCCTGGAAAGAGAAATTTTCTACTACCGTCTGGATCCGCTTTATGTTTCCCTGGCCGTTTTTGTGGCGGCGTTCGTGTGTCTGCTGCTCTGCGCACTTTTCCGCCCAGCCGCCAACGCTCCCCTCTGGCGGCGTTTTCTCCGGCCCGGAGGTTTCAGCCTGGCGTGGCTGACAGGCGCGGGCGGAGCCGGAGTGCTGGTTGCGGCGCTGGTCATCCGCGTGCTCATCACCATGAGGTCCCCGGTGGGCAACACGTATGAAACCATCGCCTTTATCGCCTGCATGGGAGTTCTCTGCGCTCTTGTGGTGGAACTTTTCAGTAAAAAGGGAATTGTACTGGCGGCCGGGCTTTTGCTTGGGGCTTTCTCCTGTCAGATGGGTATTTTGTATGAATCCTCCCAGGCTGTGGACCATATGGATCCCCTGGTGGCCATCCTGCGCTCCAACTTCCTGCTTTCCACCCATGTCATTACCATTGTGCTGGGGTACGCGGCCGGGTTGCTGGCGGCGGTGCTCTCCCATATATACCTGCTGGCTTCCCCCTTGCGCCTGATTGGCGGAAAAACGGAACAATCCCTGGACCGCATGGCTTACGGCATCTTGTGTTTTTCCCTGGTGTTTACGCTGGTGGGAACGGTTTTTGGGGGGATTTGGGGCAATGAATCCTGGGGGCGCTTCTGGGGCTGGGATCCCAAGGAAAACGGAGCGTTGATGATTGTACTGTGGCAATTGACCGTATTGCATGCCCGGAAAGCCGGATGGCTGTCTTCCTGGCTGCTCCACTTCAGCAATGTAGTGGGCGGCGTTATCATTGCCTTTGCCTGGTGGGGCGTCAATATGCTGGGAGTGGGGCTGCACTCCTACGGTTTCACTTCCGGTCGGGATGCGTTAGACATGTTCTATTGGTCCGAAGCTGTATTGTGCGTCCTCTTCATTATCCTGCATTACCGCGCGCTCCGGCGCGTAGATGTCAGGTAG
- the rbr gene encoding rubrerythrin — protein sequence MKSIKGTETEKNLLKAFAGESEARNRYTYFAGVAKKAGYEQIAAIFLETADNEKEHAKVFFKLLKDACIEVTHAVCTAPLESTEDCLLAAAAGEHDEWSDMYPAFAEVADREGFPAIAETFRKIASVEQHHEARYLKLAENVREGRVFAKEKEIQWKCRNCGYVHTGSTAPKVCPACAHPQAFFEELADNF from the coding sequence ATGAAATCCATCAAAGGAACAGAAACAGAAAAGAATCTTCTCAAGGCTTTTGCCGGGGAGTCAGAAGCGCGCAACCGCTACACCTACTTTGCCGGCGTAGCCAAGAAGGCCGGTTACGAACAGATTGCCGCTATCTTTCTGGAAACGGCCGACAATGAGAAGGAACATGCCAAGGTATTTTTCAAATTGCTGAAAGACGCTTGCATTGAAGTAACGCACGCCGTCTGCACGGCTCCCCTGGAATCTACGGAGGATTGTCTGCTGGCCGCCGCCGCCGGTGAACATGACGAATGGTCCGACATGTATCCTGCATTTGCCGAAGTAGCGGACAGGGAAGGCTTCCCCGCCATTGCGGAAACTTTCCGCAAGATTGCCTCCGTGGAGCAGCACCATGAAGCCCGCTATCTCAAGCTGGCTGAAAATGTGCGCGAAGGCAGGGTTTTTGCCAAGGAAAAGGAAATCCAGTGGAAGTGCCGCAACTGCGGTTATGTACATACCGGTTCCACTGCCCCCAAGGTATGTCCGGCCTGTGCGCATCCCCAGGCATTCTTTGAAGAACTGGCGGATAACTTTTAA
- a CDS encoding GNAT family N-acetyltransferase produces MNSANTPLLETERLILRKFTENDLEALFNIYSNEEVNTYLPWFPLTSLEEAAALFKEKYREVYKRPYGYHYAICPKNSNLPAGYIHAGTDDSHDLGYGLLQEFWHRGFATEATRAVVARLKKDGMPYITATHDIRNPRSGGVMKQLGMRYQYSYEELWQPKNIPVTFRLYQLNLDGQEDRVYQEYWNRSSVRFKETDI; encoded by the coding sequence ATGAATTCCGCCAATACCCCCTTATTGGAAACCGAGAGATTAATACTGAGAAAATTCACGGAAAATGATCTGGAGGCCCTGTTCAACATTTACAGCAATGAAGAGGTAAACACGTATTTGCCGTGGTTTCCATTAACTTCCCTGGAAGAAGCGGCGGCCCTGTTCAAAGAAAAGTACCGGGAAGTGTACAAACGGCCTTACGGGTATCATTACGCCATCTGCCCGAAAAACAGCAACCTCCCGGCAGGGTATATCCACGCAGGCACGGACGACAGCCATGACCTCGGCTACGGATTGCTTCAGGAGTTCTGGCACAGAGGCTTTGCCACGGAGGCGACCAGGGCTGTTGTCGCCCGGTTGAAGAAAGACGGCATGCCCTACATCACGGCCACACACGATATCAGGAATCCCCGCAGCGGAGGCGTCATGAAACAGCTGGGCATGCGCTACCAATATTCCTATGAAGAGCTGTGGCAACCCAAAAATATTCCGGTCACTTTCCGCCTGTACCAGTTGAATCTGGATGGACAGGAGGATCGGGTTTATCAGGAATACTGGAACAGGTCATCCGTCCGTTTCAAAGAAACTGATATCTGA